In Sulfuritortus calidifontis, the sequence GGCGTGCTGATCTTCCTGGTGCTGATGGGCGAGGCCTTCTTCGGCTATCTGCTGCCGTGGGGCCAGATGTCGTTCTGGGGCGCCCAGGTGATCGTCAACCTGTTCGCCACCGTGCCCTTCATCGGCGAGGACCTGTCGATCCTGATCCGCGGCGACTTCGTGGTGAGTGATGCCACCCTCAACCGCTTCTTCGCCTTCCACGTCATCGCCTTCCCGCTGGTGCTGATCGGTCTGGTCACGGTGCACATCATCGCCCTGCACGAGGTCGGTTCCAACAACCCGGACGGCGTCGAGATCAAGAAGCTGAAGGACGAGAAGGGCGTGCCGCTGGATGGCATTCCGTTCCACCCCTATTACTCGGTGAAGGACATCCTGGGTGTTGTCGTCTTCCTGATGGTGTTCTCGGCCATTGTCTTCTTCGCGCCGGAGATGGGCGGCTATTTCCTCGAGGCCAACAACTTCATCCCGGCCGACCCGCTGAAGACCCCGCCGCACATTGCCCCGGTCTGGTACTTCACGCCTTACTACGCGGTGCTGCGTGCCGTGCCGCCGTTGTTCGGCTCCCAGTTCCCGGGCGTTGCCGCCATGGGCATTGCCGTGATGATCTTCTTCGCGCTGCCCTGGCTGGATAAAGCCAAGGTGAAGTCGATCCGCTATCGCGGCGCCACCTACAAGTGGTTCCTGGCCGCCTTCGTCGTCGCCTTCATCGGTCTGGGCTATCTCGGCATCCTGCCGGCGACCCCGCTCTATACCTGGATCTCCCGCATCCTGAGCGTGGTCTACTTCGCCTTCTTCCTACTCATGCCGTGGTATACCGACAGCAGCCGTCCGGGCAAGGCCAGCGCCAAGTGGTTCATCATCGCCTTGGTCGTGTCCGCCATCGGTGTCGTGCTCAACGCGGCTCGGACCACGCCGGTACCCTACCTGACCGAACTGCTGTTCTTCGTCCATCTTGCCTGCTTCGTGCTGATGCCCTTCTATCTCAAGGGCGATCAGACCAAACCCGAACCGCAAAGGGTGACCGACAAATGAAAAAAACGAGCTTTGCCAAAGGCCTGCTGCAGGCCCTGCTGTTGCTGCCGCTGACCGCGTTCGCCTCCGGTGCGGAAGTCCACCTGGATCGCGCCCCGGTCAACTTCCAGGACAAGGAGTCCCTGCAGCGCGGCGCCGCCGTCTTCGTCAACTACTGCCTGTCCTGCCATTCGGCCAACGCCATGCGCTACTCGCGCATGACCGACATCGGCCTGACCGAGTCGCAGATCAAGGACAATCTGCTCTATGCGGCGGACAAGCCAGGCAACACCATGACCGTCGCCATGCGCAGCAAAGAGGCCAAGGCCTGGTTCGGCGCCACCCCGCCCGACCTGTCGGTGATCACCCGTTCGCGCGGTTCCGACTGGGTCTACACTTACCTGCGTGGCTTCTACCGCGACGACACCCGTCCGACCGGCTGGAACAACACCGTGTTCGACAAGGTCGGTATGCCTCATGTCCTGCATGACCTGCAGGGCCAGATGGTGCCGGTCTACAAGACCGAAACCGACCACGAGGGCAAGACCCACCATGTGATCGAGCGCCTGGAGCTGGCCCAGCCCGGCAAGCTGACCCTGGCCGAGTACGACGCCACCGTCGGCGACCTGGTCAACTATATGAGCTGGATGGGCGAGCCGGCCAAGGCCAAGCGCCTGTATCTTGGCGTCGGCGTCATGCTGTTCCTGTTCGTGTTCTTTATCGTGGCCTTCTACCTGAAGCGTGAATTCTGGAAGGACGTCCACTAATTACATAGTGGGGTGACGCTTATGATGATTCTTTATTCCGGTACCTCCTGCCCGTTCAGCCATCGCTGTCGCATCGTGCTGCACGAGAAGGGCATGGATTTCGAGATCCGGGACGTCGATCTGCACGAGAAGCCCTCCGAGATCGCCGTGATGAACCCCTACGGCAAGGTCCCCGTGCTGGTCGAGCGGGACCTGGTGCTGTACGAGTCCAACATCATCAACGAGTACATCGACGAGCGTTTCCCCCACCCGCAGCTGATGCCGGCCGATCCGGTGATGCGGGCGCGGGCGCGCCTGTTCCTGTTCAACTTCGAGCAGGACCTGTTCGCTCACGTCAACGTGCTCGAGCACGGCAATCAGAAGTCGGCCGAGAAGTCGCGCCAGATCATCCGCGACAACCTGACCCAGATCGCGCCCATCTTCACCAAGCAGAAATACATGCTGGGCGAGGAATACTCGATGCTCGACGTCGCCATCGCGCCCTTGCTCTGGCGCCTGGACCACTACGACATCAAGCTGCCCAAGCAGGCCGCGCCGCTGCTGAAATACGCCGAGCGCATCTTCAGCCGGCCGGCCTTCATCGAGGCGCTGACCCCCGTCGAAAAAGCCATGCGCAAGTGAGCGAGCTGCCGCAGCAACCTTATTTTCTGCGCGCCCTCTACGAGTGGTGCGTCGACTGCGGCTACACCCCGCACATTGCCGTGCGGGTCGACGCCCGTTGCAAGGTGCCGGCGGCCTACGTCAAGGATGGTCAAATCGTCCTCAACATCGGCCCCAACGCCGTGCGCAATCTGCTGATCGACAACGACTGGGTCAGCTTCTCCGCCCGCTTCGGCGGTGTCGCCCAGGACATCCAGGTGCCGGTCGCCAACGTCCTGTCGATCTACGCCCGCGAGACCGGCGAGGGCATGGCATTCAGCCAAGCCGATACGGCCGCCGTGGCGCAGGACGCAGCTATCGCCGATCAGCCTCAGCCCGAGACAACCACCGATCCCACCCGGCCCAAAGGCCGTCCCACCTTGCGCGTGGTCAAGTAAGCAGCTTGTCACTGCGTTCCTGGCAAGATCAGCACGTATAATCCCAGCGTCGCCGGCATAGCTCAGTTGGTAGAGCAACCGCCTTGTAAGCGGTAGGTCGTCTGTTCGAGTCAGACTGCCGGCACCATACATATCCATAAAATCAGTCTCATAAGTTGCAGGGTTTGTGGTCCCGTGTCTGTAGAACCGGGCTTGTCGCATTTTGTGGCGGACTGCGGCGTGGCAAGGCGGCCCGTCATGTCAGATTGATTTCATCGGGGTGCTTAGGGCTAAGCAGAGCAACGTAGTTGACGTGAAGCCTCCTCGTTATTCCGTGCCACTCAGAAGTAGAGGGTTTGGGTATTTTTGCATGCGATAGGCCACCGGTGGAATCCTGCCCAGGGCTTCATGCGGTCGTTCATGGTTGTAGCGGTGCAGCCAGTCCTCCGTCAGCTTCCTGACCTCGGCCAGCGACTCGAACACATAGCAGTCCAGCACCTCGGTCCGGTAGGAGCGGTTGAACCGTTCGATATAGGCGTTCTGGGTTGGTTTCCCCGGTTGGGTAAACATCAATTCCACCTCATTATCCCTGGCCCACTGGGCCAGTGCCTGGCTGACCAGTTCCGGGCCGTTGTCCAGGCGTAGCCGGCGGGGCCTGCCCCGCAGTTCAATCAATTCATTCAAGGCCCGCACCACCCTGGCCGCCGGCAGGCTAGTGTCCACCTCGATACGCAGGGCCTCGCGGCTGAACTCGTCCAGGACGTTGAAGGTCCGGAAGCGCCGACCGCTCCACAGCGCATCGGCCATGAAGTCACAACTCCAAGTATCGTTCGGCAGCGCCCCGGCCACCAGAGGCTGCTTGATGCGAGCCGGCAAGCGTTTCTTGCCCCGGCGCGGCAGGTTCAGATTGAGCTGGCAATACACCCGCCACAGCACGGTCTTGCCCCAAGGCTGCTGTTGCAGCCTGAAGCTGTCATGCAGCAGGCCGAAACCATGCCGGGGATTGACCGCCATGTAGGCCTGTACCGCCTCGATGACGGCGCTGTCATCGCGCCGAACCGGCACATAGTGCCGGCTGGATCGGGCTAGCCGTACCGCCCGGCAAGCCTGGCGTTCGGACAAGCCATGCGCATCCATCAGCACGTCGGCCAACTCAATCTTGCGCGCCGGGGCTAGAGCTTTCGGGAGACAACGTCCTGCAGGGCGTTGTGCACCATGGCCAGTTCGGCATACATCTTCTTGAGCCGCGCATTCTCGGCCTGCAGGTCTCGCAACTGCTTGAGCTGGGACACTTCCATGCCGGCGTAGGCCGACTTCCACTTGTAGTAGGTGGCGTCCGAGATGCCGTGCTTGCGGCAGGTTTCGCCGACCTTGGCGCCCAGTTCGACCTCCTTGAGGATCGCCACGATCTGCTGCTCGGTGAATTTCGATTTCTTCATGTAGAGCTTCCTTTCAGGGAAGGCGGATTCAACCACGAAGTGCAACACGACTGAATGATTGCATAAAAACCTGATGCGGGGTTTTCCAGCCCAGGCGTTTTCTGGGGCGATGGTTCAGGCGATCCATGATCATGGCCAGTTCCTCCTGGGTGACGGTGTGAAAGGGCCTGGATTTGGGCAGGTACTGCCGGATGAGGCCGTTGGTATTCTCGTTCGTGCCGCGTTGCCAGGAGGCATAAGGGTCGGCGAAATAGGACGTGGATTCGAGTGCCCGGTCGATCTCGCCATGGCGGGCGAACTCCAGGCCATTGTCGAAGGTGAGCGTCTTCACCCGTGCCTTGAAGGGTGAAAGCAAGCGGATGATGGCCTCGCTTACCGCCTCGCTGGTCTTGTTGCGCACGTGGGCCAAGAGGCAGAAACCCGACTTACGCTCGGTGAGGTTGACGATGGCCTGTTTGCGGCCAGCGCCGATGAGGGTGTCACCCTCCCAATGGCCGACCAGGCTGCGCGACTCGACGGCCTGCGGGCGCAAGGCAATCGGCCTGCGACCGGGGATATGGCCGCGCAGGCTTCGGCCCGAGGCATAACGTTTGCGGCGCTGTTTCTGACATCGGAGGTGGCGCCACAACGCGCCGCCGGCTCGCTTGTCGGCATAGATGCGCTGGTAGATCGCCTCATGGCTGATCGGCAGATGCGCGGCGATCTGCTCGGGACTGTGCTGCAGGGCAAGTCGTCTTTGGGCTTCCTCCCATACTTCCGGCAAGATGCGCGGCGCGTTGCGGCTATTGGCCGCCCGCGCCTCGGACAGGCGCTGCGCCTGCCGGGGCCGGTAGCCGCGCAATCCGCAGTTGCGGGCAAGCTCGCGGCTGATGGTGGAAGGGTGACGGTCGAGCAACTGGGCGATCTCGCGCTGTGTATGGCCGGCTTTGAGGAGGGCGTAAATTTGGTATCGTTCGTTCTGGGTCAGATGCGTGTAGTTCATTGGGCAACTTCGACTTGGCGGTTGATGGGGCAAAATGCTCACGCATTCTGACCCACCTTCCAGTTAATCAAAATTGCACTTCGAATTTGAATCCACGGAAAACTCTACTTCATATTGGCCCGAATATCCGAGGAGGCTTCAAGATGGCAAACTGCCTCAACCCGCTTGATGTGTTTGTGAAGCCCGATGTTCATCTGCGAGTCATGCGGCTACAATGCGCACCTCGCCGAAACCGGCATGCCTGCAGGTTGATTGGTTTAAGACACTGATCTTGGGCTTCGGCGTAATGCGGGAAGAGTGGCAGAGCGGTTGAATGCACTGGTCTTGAAAACCAGCGATGGGCGACCATCCGTGGGTTCGAATCCCACCTCTTCCGCCAATTCTAATTAAGAGAGTTCTCTTGGCTTCGGCCGCGCGTCGCGCTTAACGTGCTGCGCACGTTAGCCTTCGCCGCAACAAGCCGCTACGCGGCGTGTTGTAGTTTCGGCATAACCTTGCGGTTAGCCTACACAGCAACAAGCCGCTGCGCGGCGTGTTGTCCCACCGCCTCCGCCAAACAAAAACGGCCCGCATGCGGGCCGTTTTCTTTTCAGTTGATCCCTATCATTCCTGCAAACAGATCTCGCGCCGGGCCACCGCGACGGCCGTGCGCACGAACAGGCCGGCGATGACGGCGGTGGTGATGCCGAGCAGGATGCCGGAGAGGCCGAGGAAGAGCCCGGTACCGGCATGGTGGTACATGGCCAGGGTGGCGAGGGTGATGGCGGCGAGCGGGAAGGAATAGGCCCACCAGGACAGGAAGAACTTGAGGCGCAGGAACCAGGGGGCCTGCGCGATCAGCAGCACGGTGAAGAACAGGCCGCTGAAATAGAGCACCAGGCCGAAGGCGTCGATCTCGCCGGTCAGGCGCAGATAGGAAAGGAAGCCGACCGCGGGCGGCGCGATCAGGATGAACAGGGTGGGCAGCAGGCGCTCGGGCAGGCTGCCGTGGAAGATCACCCGGTAGAAGATGATGGCCAGCAGCACCGGCCAGAACACGATGCCGATGCTGAAGAAGAACCAGGAGAGCTCGACCGGGGCGTGCTGCACGCCGGCGATCGGCACCAAAATGTTGCCGACCACGGGGATGAACCAGGCCGGGTTGAGGTGGACGATCTCGAATTTGGTCTGATGCATCCACTGGCTGATGATGTGCAGGGTGAGCACGAGGTGCAAAACGCTGCCCGTGATCCACAGCCACTTGGAGGCGGCCGCGCTCACCGACAGCCAGCCGATGGAGAGGATGATCAGGGCGATGGAGAAGGTGGGCAAAAAGCTCATCTTCACCGGATGGTTCCACTCCATGCGCACGGCGGCCCGGTACTTGATCATCTTCAGGGCATAGGCCACGCCCAGCGCCAGGAACAGCAGGGTGGTGAGCACCAGCAGGTAGGGGCTCAGGCTGACCGGCAGGCGGAGCAGGCTCTCGGCCCGGTTCCAGGCCAGGGTCAGGCCGCCCAGGCCCATGATCATGGCGAACCAGGCGATGGGGAAGTGCTGCAGGCGCGGGGTGGAGGTGTCGGTCATGGCGGGTGTCTTCGGTTGATCGAATGCGCCCGGGCCGGGGCCCGGGCCTGAAGGTTACAGCAGTTGCTTGATGCTGACGCCGCCGCGGAACTGGTTGGGCAGATAACCCGTGGCCTTGTCGTTAGGGTATTCCTGTTGCAGCTTGGCCTTCACCCCGGCCGGGATGGTGTCCGGGGTGCCGTGGCAGGTCATGCACAGTTCCTGCACGACCAGGCCCTTCATGTAGCGCACGGTCTTGCCCTGGGGCGTGTCGACCACCTCGGTGTATTCCAGGCTGGCCGGGCTGGCGCCTTCGGCCAGGCGTTTTTCCAGCTCGCGCAGGGCCTTGGTCTCCCACTCGTCCGGCGTGCTGCGCTCGGGGTTGCGGTTCTTGAAGGTGACCCGCTTGATCTGCACATTGTGCTGCCTGGCGATTTCGCCGGCGATCTTGGGCGCCTTGTCCTTGCACACGGTGATGGCGCCTTCGGCGCCGACGCTGTCGATGTCCTTCTTCAGCTCACCGACCAGGGTCTTGATCAGGGCCCCGACCGCCTGGCGCGGCACCGCCGCCGGCTCGGCTGGGGCTTCCGCGGCCTGCACATGGCCGGCCAGGATCAGGCTGGCGGCGAGGGTGCTCAGGGTGATGTGTCGCTGCATGGTGTCTCCTCCAATGGATTGAACAATGTCGCTTCGATTCGCCCCGGTTGTTGTGGTGCGGCTGCCCGGGGTCGTGCGGCGCGGGGACGGCCGCAAGGACAATGCCTCCTCTCGCGAGCGGGATACTAGCGCGGCCGGCCGCCTGATTCAAACGCCGATGTTGAGCGGCGAGCGGTTGCGCATGTGGTCGGCGACCTTGACGAAGGCGGCGTAGAGTTCCTGGCGCAGGGACTCGTCGGCAACGGTTTCGCGCAGGGCCAGGTCCATGCAGTGCAGCCACTGGTCACGCTCATCGTCGCCGATGGGGAAGGGCAGGTGGCGCCGGCGCAGCATGGGGTGGCCGTATTTCTCGACGTACAAGGGTGGGCCGCCCATCCAGCCGGAGAGGAATTCATACAGTTTCTGCCGG encodes:
- a CDS encoding cytochrome b, which produces MNKLLAWVDARFPLTAHWTAHLSEYYAPKNFNFWYFFGSLAMLVLVIQVVSGIFLTMHYKPDAELAFASVEYIMRDVSWGWLIRYIHSTGASAFFIVVYLHMFRGLMYGSYREPRELIWIFGVLIFLVLMGEAFFGYLLPWGQMSFWGAQVIVNLFATVPFIGEDLSILIRGDFVVSDATLNRFFAFHVIAFPLVLIGLVTVHIIALHEVGSNNPDGVEIKKLKDEKGVPLDGIPFHPYYSVKDILGVVVFLMVFSAIVFFAPEMGGYFLEANNFIPADPLKTPPHIAPVWYFTPYYAVLRAVPPLFGSQFPGVAAMGIAVMIFFALPWLDKAKVKSIRYRGATYKWFLAAFVVAFIGLGYLGILPATPLYTWISRILSVVYFAFFLLMPWYTDSSRPGKASAKWFIIALVVSAIGVVLNAARTTPVPYLTELLFFVHLACFVLMPFYLKGDQTKPEPQRVTDK
- a CDS encoding cytochrome c1, with amino-acid sequence MKKTSFAKGLLQALLLLPLTAFASGAEVHLDRAPVNFQDKESLQRGAAVFVNYCLSCHSANAMRYSRMTDIGLTESQIKDNLLYAADKPGNTMTVAMRSKEAKAWFGATPPDLSVITRSRGSDWVYTYLRGFYRDDTRPTGWNNTVFDKVGMPHVLHDLQGQMVPVYKTETDHEGKTHHVIERLELAQPGKLTLAEYDATVGDLVNYMSWMGEPAKAKRLYLGVGVMLFLFVFFIVAFYLKREFWKDVH
- a CDS encoding glutathione S-transferase N-terminal domain-containing protein; this translates as MMILYSGTSCPFSHRCRIVLHEKGMDFEIRDVDLHEKPSEIAVMNPYGKVPVLVERDLVLYESNIINEYIDERFPHPQLMPADPVMRARARLFLFNFEQDLFAHVNVLEHGNQKSAEKSRQIIRDNLTQIAPIFTKQKYMLGEEYSMLDVAIAPLLWRLDHYDIKLPKQAAPLLKYAERIFSRPAFIEALTPVEKAMRK
- a CDS encoding ClpXP protease specificity-enhancing factor — translated: MSELPQQPYFLRALYEWCVDCGYTPHIAVRVDARCKVPAAYVKDGQIVLNIGPNAVRNLLIDNDWVSFSARFGGVAQDIQVPVANVLSIYARETGEGMAFSQADTAAVAQDAAIADQPQPETTTDPTRPKGRPTLRVVK
- a CDS encoding IS3 family transposase (programmed frameshift), whose translation is MKKSKFTEQQIVAILKEVELGAKVGETCRKHGISDATYYKWKSAYAGMEVSQLKQLRDLQAENARLKKMYAELAMVHNALQDVVSPKALAPARKIELADVLMDAHGLSERQACRAVRLARSSRHYVPVRRDDSAVIEAVQAYMAVNPRHGFGLLHDSFRLQQQPWGKTVLWRVYCQLNLNLPRRGKKRLPARIKQPLVAGALPNDTWSCDFMADALWSGRRFRTFNVLDEFSREALRIEVDTSLPAARVVRALNELIELRGRPRRLRLDNGPELVSQALAQWARDNEVELMFTQPGKPTQNAYIERFNRSYRTEVLDCYVFESLAEVRKLTEDWLHRYNHERPHEALGRIPPVAYRMQKYPNPLLLSGTE
- a CDS encoding IS30 family transposase, coding for MNYTHLTQNERYQIYALLKAGHTQREIAQLLDRHPSTISRELARNCGLRGYRPRQAQRLSEARAANSRNAPRILPEVWEEAQRRLALQHSPEQIAAHLPISHEAIYQRIYADKRAGGALWRHLRCQKQRRKRYASGRSLRGHIPGRRPIALRPQAVESRSLVGHWEGDTLIGAGRKQAIVNLTERKSGFCLLAHVRNKTSEAVSEAIIRLLSPFKARVKTLTFDNGLEFARHGEIDRALESTSYFADPYASWQRGTNENTNGLIRQYLPKSRPFHTVTQEELAMIMDRLNHRPRKRLGWKTPHQVFMQSFSRVALRG
- a CDS encoding SLAC1 anion channel family protein, with protein sequence MTDTSTPRLQHFPIAWFAMIMGLGGLTLAWNRAESLLRLPVSLSPYLLVLTTLLFLALGVAYALKMIKYRAAVRMEWNHPVKMSFLPTFSIALIILSIGWLSVSAAASKWLWITGSVLHLVLTLHIISQWMHQTKFEIVHLNPAWFIPVVGNILVPIAGVQHAPVELSWFFFSIGIVFWPVLLAIIFYRVIFHGSLPERLLPTLFILIAPPAVGFLSYLRLTGEIDAFGLVLYFSGLFFTVLLIAQAPWFLRLKFFLSWWAYSFPLAAITLATLAMYHHAGTGLFLGLSGILLGITTAVIAGLFVRTAVAVARREICLQE
- a CDS encoding Tll0287-like domain-containing protein: MQRHITLSTLAASLILAGHVQAAEAPAEPAAVPRQAVGALIKTLVGELKKDIDSVGAEGAITVCKDKAPKIAGEIARQHNVQIKRVTFKNRNPERSTPDEWETKALRELEKRLAEGASPASLEYTEVVDTPQGKTVRYMKGLVVQELCMTCHGTPDTIPAGVKAKLQQEYPNDKATGYLPNQFRGGVSIKQLL
- a CDS encoding group II truncated hemoglobin, translated to MPTHYERIGGATAVRALVDRFYDHMDALPEAYGIRKMHAADLGSARQKLYEFLSGWMGGPPLYVEKYGHPMLRRRHLPFPIGDDERDQWLHCMDLALRETVADESLRQELYAAFVKVADHMRNRSPLNIGV